Proteins encoded by one window of Sinorhizobium arboris LMG 14919:
- the phnC gene encoding phosphonate ABC transporter ATP-binding protein — MFQLKDVTRQFGKKTAVSSVTFDIPQGQMVGIIGRSGAGKSTLLRMINRLVDPSSGSIEFGGVKVSSLKGAALREWQRDCAMIFQQFNLVPRLDVLTNVLLGRLNHRSTVLSVLNMFSREERIMAIGALERLGIEQTALQPAGTLSGGQQQRVAIARALMQQPKVLLADEPIASLDPLNAKIVMDALRDINERDGITVITNLHTLDTARNYCERIIGMAHGRVVFDGQPKYLTAAAVAAIYGADTAIEESMTSTSINIPAEAPRETASAGLKPLALAGP, encoded by the coding sequence ATGTTTCAGTTGAAGGACGTAACCCGCCAATTCGGCAAGAAGACAGCCGTCAGCTCGGTTACCTTCGACATTCCGCAAGGCCAGATGGTCGGCATTATCGGCCGCTCCGGCGCCGGCAAGTCGACACTGCTGCGCATGATAAACCGTCTCGTGGACCCGTCCTCCGGTTCGATCGAATTCGGCGGCGTAAAGGTCTCCTCGCTCAAGGGGGCGGCCCTGCGCGAGTGGCAGCGCGACTGCGCGATGATCTTCCAGCAATTCAATCTGGTGCCTCGCCTCGACGTGCTGACCAACGTTCTCCTCGGACGGCTCAACCATCGATCCACCGTACTGAGCGTGCTCAACATGTTCAGCCGCGAAGAGCGCATCATGGCGATCGGTGCGCTCGAGCGGCTCGGTATCGAACAGACCGCCCTTCAGCCGGCCGGCACGCTCTCGGGCGGGCAGCAGCAGCGTGTCGCAATCGCACGCGCGCTGATGCAGCAGCCGAAGGTGCTGCTTGCCGATGAGCCGATCGCATCGCTCGACCCGCTCAATGCCAAAATCGTGATGGACGCGCTGCGCGACATCAACGAGCGCGACGGGATCACCGTGATTACCAATCTGCATACGCTCGATACTGCGCGAAACTATTGCGAGCGGATCATCGGCATGGCGCATGGCCGCGTCGTCTTCGACGGGCAGCCGAAGTATCTGACCGCCGCCGCGGTCGCGGCGATCTATGGCGCGGACACGGCGATCGAGGAGTCGATGACCTCGACCAGCATCAATATCCCCGCGGAAGCCCCGCGGGAAACAGCATCGGCCGGCTTGAAGCCGCTGGCACTGGCCGGCCCTTAA
- a CDS encoding CaiB/BaiF CoA transferase family protein, whose protein sequence is MEAPLKGIRVLELARILAGPWIGQTLADLGADVVKVESPAGDDTRTWGPPFVKGMGKERLDAAYFHACNRGKRSVVLDFTTEEGQEAVRRLAAQSDVLLENFKVGGLAKYGLDYESLRKVNPRLIYCSVTGFGQDGPYAHRAGYDYIVQGMSGIMDLTGEPDREPQKIGVAFADIFTGLYGVIAVQAALAQRERTGEGQQIDMALLDCMTGVLANQALNFLVSGKAPRRLGNAHPNIAPYQVFPTADGHLIVAVGNDRQFVKFCELLGRPDLAADARYRTNADRVQHRDSLTPDLAAETAKYERDALLEKLEASGVPGGPINTVADVFADPQIVHRQMRVDTPHTGAATGTSPGVRTPIRFSGAALALERGVPRLGEHTEEVLAELGMDLPTSG, encoded by the coding sequence ATGGAAGCGCCGCTCAAGGGCATCCGCGTACTCGAACTTGCCCGCATCCTGGCGGGTCCCTGGATCGGGCAGACGCTCGCCGATCTCGGGGCTGATGTGGTCAAGGTCGAGAGTCCTGCCGGAGACGACACCCGGACCTGGGGGCCTCCTTTCGTGAAAGGCATGGGTAAGGAAAGGTTGGATGCGGCCTATTTCCACGCCTGCAACCGCGGAAAGAGGTCGGTCGTTCTCGATTTCACGACCGAGGAGGGCCAGGAGGCGGTGCGCCGGCTCGCTGCGCAATCCGACGTTTTGCTCGAGAACTTCAAGGTCGGCGGGCTCGCCAAATACGGGCTCGATTATGAAAGCCTGAGGAAAGTCAATCCGCGGCTCATCTATTGCTCGGTCACCGGCTTCGGACAGGACGGGCCCTATGCTCATCGCGCGGGCTACGACTACATCGTCCAGGGCATGAGCGGCATCATGGACCTGACGGGCGAGCCGGATCGCGAACCGCAGAAGATCGGCGTCGCCTTTGCCGACATTTTTACCGGTCTCTATGGCGTTATCGCCGTGCAGGCGGCGCTGGCGCAACGGGAGCGCACGGGCGAGGGCCAACAGATCGACATGGCGCTGCTCGACTGCATGACCGGCGTGCTCGCCAATCAGGCGCTGAATTTCCTCGTTTCCGGAAAGGCGCCGCGGCGGCTCGGCAATGCCCATCCGAATATCGCGCCGTACCAGGTGTTCCCGACGGCCGACGGACACCTGATCGTTGCGGTGGGAAACGACCGCCAATTCGTGAAGTTCTGCGAACTCCTCGGGCGGCCGGATCTCGCGGCGGATGCGCGTTACCGCACCAATGCCGACCGCGTGCAGCACCGCGACAGCCTGACGCCTGATCTCGCGGCGGAAACGGCGAAGTACGAGAGGGACGCGCTGCTCGAGAAGCTGGAAGCGTCAGGCGTTCCCGGCGGCCCGATCAACACCGTCGCCGACGTTTTTGCCGATCCGCAGATCGTCCACCGGCAGATGCGAGTGGACACGCCGCACACCGGTGCGGCAACCGGGACGTCTCCGGGCGTGCGCACGCCGATCCGCTTTTCAGGCGCGGCGCTCGCCCTGGAGCGTGGCGTTCCTCGGCTTGGAGAGCATACGGAGGAGGTGCTCGCCGAACTCGGGATGGATCTGCCGACGAGTGGGTAA
- a CDS encoding acyl-CoA dehydrogenase, whose amino-acid sequence MAGKSQFQWDDPFLLEDQLSEDERMIRDTARAYAQEKLQPRVIEAYREETTDPAIFREMGDLGLLGVTVSDEYGGVGASYVAYGLVAREVERVDSGYRSMMSVQSSLVIYPIFAYGSEEQRRKYLPKLISGEWIGCFGLTEPDAGSDPAGMKTRAIRTEGGYRLVGSKMWISNAPLADVFVVWAKSEAHDNAIRGFVLEKGAKGLSAPKIAGKLSLRASITGEIVLDNVEVGEEALLPNVEGLKGPFGCLNRARYGISWGALGAAEFCWHAARQYGLDRKQFNRPLAQTQLFQKKLADMQTEIALGLQGSLRVGRLMDEGRMAPEMISIVKRNNCGKALDIARMARDMHGGNGISEEYQVMRHMMNLETVNTYEGTHDVHALILGRAQTGLQAFF is encoded by the coding sequence ATGGCCGGCAAAAGCCAATTCCAGTGGGACGATCCGTTTCTGCTCGAGGATCAACTGAGCGAAGACGAGCGGATGATCCGTGACACGGCGCGAGCCTATGCCCAGGAAAAGCTGCAGCCGCGCGTGATCGAGGCTTACCGCGAAGAGACGACCGATCCGGCGATCTTCCGCGAGATGGGCGATCTCGGCCTTCTCGGCGTCACCGTTTCCGACGAATATGGCGGTGTCGGCGCGTCCTACGTCGCCTACGGTCTTGTCGCACGCGAGGTGGAGCGCGTCGATTCCGGCTATCGATCCATGATGAGCGTGCAATCGTCGCTCGTCATCTATCCGATCTTCGCCTACGGTTCGGAGGAGCAGAGGCGGAAATACCTTCCCAAGCTTATCAGCGGCGAGTGGATCGGCTGCTTCGGTTTGACCGAGCCGGATGCCGGCTCCGACCCGGCGGGAATGAAGACGCGGGCGATCAGGACTGAGGGCGGTTACCGTCTCGTCGGCTCGAAAATGTGGATCTCCAATGCGCCCCTTGCCGACGTCTTCGTCGTCTGGGCGAAATCGGAAGCGCATGACAATGCTATCCGGGGCTTCGTGCTGGAGAAAGGCGCGAAGGGCCTTTCCGCACCGAAGATCGCAGGCAAGCTTTCGCTGCGCGCCTCGATCACCGGCGAAATCGTTCTCGACAATGTCGAGGTCGGCGAGGAGGCGCTGCTGCCGAATGTCGAGGGACTTAAAGGCCCCTTCGGCTGCCTCAACCGCGCCCGCTACGGCATTTCCTGGGGCGCGCTCGGCGCGGCAGAATTCTGCTGGCATGCCGCGCGGCAATACGGCCTCGATCGCAAGCAGTTCAACCGGCCGCTCGCACAGACGCAGCTTTTCCAGAAAAAACTCGCCGACATGCAGACCGAGATCGCGCTTGGGCTGCAGGGCTCGCTCAGGGTCGGACGGCTGATGGACGAAGGCCGCATGGCGCCGGAGATGATCTCGATCGTCAAGCGTAACAACTGCGGCAAGGCACTCGATATTGCCCGAATGGCGCGCGACATGCATGGCGGCAACGGCATTTCCGAGGAATACCAGGTCATGCGCCACATGATGAACCTGGAAACGGTCAATACCTATGAGGGCACCCACGACGTGCATGCGCTGATCCTCGGCCGCGCCCAGACCGGGCTGCAGGCCTTTTTCTGA
- a CDS encoding LysR family transcriptional regulator, with protein MTSNRLERFAHNLDWNLLRTFVVVVEEGSITAAANRLLLQQPAVSMALKRLEQTIGQKLIDRRPGRFDLTEAGEKLHLQCRDIFAAVIRLPHVLETAGEEITGHLNIHAVSHAHNPAWDRKLGSFFRMHPKVTLSITVATTADVLSAVERNIATMGLCDGIIPEGLNKSFHIRERYALYCGRGHRLFGVEGVDFHDLRGDPYIAFIADVLGGQHMNSVTAVRAVGSFGQQVRGVSCNVEEVMRLISADVGIGMLPDHIARPAVAAGELWQLPPYRDLPTTDVFRISNPNSILNVAEAAFLAHVADTEALDHCLDHQQD; from the coding sequence ATGACCAGCAACCGCCTCGAACGTTTCGCCCACAATCTCGACTGGAACCTCCTGCGCACCTTCGTCGTGGTCGTCGAGGAAGGCAGCATCACGGCGGCCGCAAACCGACTGCTCCTGCAGCAGCCGGCCGTCAGCATGGCGCTCAAACGGCTGGAGCAGACGATCGGCCAGAAGCTGATCGACCGCCGTCCGGGACGCTTCGACTTGACCGAAGCGGGCGAGAAACTGCACCTCCAGTGCCGCGACATCTTCGCCGCCGTCATTCGGCTGCCGCATGTTCTGGAAACGGCGGGTGAGGAAATTACCGGCCATCTCAACATCCATGCGGTGAGCCACGCCCACAATCCCGCCTGGGATCGAAAGCTCGGCAGCTTCTTTCGCATGCATCCGAAGGTCACGCTGTCCATAACGGTTGCGACGACCGCCGACGTCCTGAGCGCCGTCGAGCGCAACATAGCGACGATGGGCCTTTGCGACGGAATCATACCGGAGGGCTTGAACAAGAGCTTTCACATACGCGAACGCTATGCTCTCTATTGCGGCCGCGGCCATCGGCTCTTCGGCGTCGAGGGCGTCGATTTCCACGATCTGCGCGGCGACCCCTATATCGCCTTCATAGCCGATGTGCTTGGCGGACAGCATATGAATTCCGTAACCGCGGTCCGCGCCGTCGGCTCCTTCGGCCAGCAGGTTCGGGGCGTTTCCTGCAATGTCGAGGAGGTGATGCGGCTGATCTCCGCCGATGTCGGCATAGGAATGCTGCCCGACCATATCGCCCGCCCGGCCGTCGCGGCGGGGGAGTTATGGCAATTGCCGCCTTATCGCGACCTGCCGACGACGGACGTATTCCGCATCTCCAATCCGAACTCCATACTCAACGTGGCCGAAGCCGCTTTCCTCGCCCATGTCGCAGACACCGAAGCGCTGGATCACTGTCTCGACCATCAGCAGGATTGA
- a CDS encoding NAD(P)/FAD-dependent oxidoreductase has product MRHYDVVIIGGGIAGLSLAYFLSPHRSVAVLEREEALGYHSTGRSAAEFVLRYNAPEICALATISKDFFDRPPEGFSDVALLRRRGGVMIAGAGKLARFEKLLAEEREFTPEIERLTRDEALARVPILRADYVAAAFHDPNFWDIEVENLLQGYVKGARRNGCDILERHEILAARHGVSGWLLRTAAGEIGAKVVVNAAGAWADAVAAFFGVEPAGIVPHRRTAITVDLPAGIDAPSLPEINEIDEDFYMKPEGGRLLASPADATPCEASDVQPEEIDVAWAAHYVEEATTIPVKRIVKSWAGLRSFSPDRLPVIGFAQGRQDFFWLAGQGGYGILTSPALGALAATLLSDTAPPEGFGAEGLDPGIFDPRRLQS; this is encoded by the coding sequence ATGCGACACTACGACGTTGTGATTATCGGGGGTGGCATCGCCGGCCTGTCGCTAGCCTATTTCCTCAGTCCGCATCGTTCCGTCGCAGTCCTCGAGCGGGAAGAGGCACTCGGCTATCATAGCACCGGCCGCTCGGCCGCAGAATTCGTGCTCAGATACAACGCACCGGAGATCTGCGCACTTGCGACGATATCGAAGGACTTCTTCGACAGGCCGCCGGAAGGCTTCAGCGACGTGGCGCTGTTAAGGCGGCGCGGCGGCGTGATGATCGCCGGCGCCGGGAAGCTCGCGCGATTTGAGAAGCTGCTTGCCGAAGAACGTGAATTCACGCCGGAGATCGAGCGGCTCACCAGGGACGAGGCGCTTGCCCGCGTTCCAATCCTCAGGGCCGATTATGTCGCAGCCGCTTTCCACGACCCGAATTTCTGGGACATCGAGGTCGAGAACCTGCTCCAGGGCTATGTCAAAGGCGCCCGCCGCAACGGCTGCGACATTCTCGAGCGCCACGAAATCCTGGCCGCTCGGCATGGTGTATCGGGCTGGCTGCTGCGCACGGCTGCCGGTGAGATAGGGGCCAAAGTCGTCGTCAATGCTGCCGGAGCCTGGGCGGACGCCGTCGCCGCATTCTTCGGCGTAGAGCCGGCCGGCATCGTGCCGCATCGCCGCACCGCCATCACCGTCGACTTGCCGGCGGGAATCGATGCGCCAAGCCTTCCGGAAATCAACGAAATAGATGAAGACTTTTACATGAAGCCCGAGGGAGGAAGGTTGCTCGCCTCGCCTGCCGATGCGACGCCGTGCGAAGCATCGGACGTTCAGCCGGAGGAGATCGATGTCGCCTGGGCCGCACACTATGTCGAGGAGGCGACGACGATCCCGGTAAAAAGGATCGTCAAAAGCTGGGCGGGCCTGCGCAGCTTTTCCCCCGACCGGCTGCCCGTCATCGGTTTTGCGCAAGGGCGCCAAGATTTTTTCTGGCTGGCCGGCCAGGGCGGCTATGGGATCCTCACCTCGCCTGCGCTGGGCGCACTGGCAGCAACCCTTCTGAGCGACACCGCGCCGCCGGAAGGCTTTGGTGCCGAAGGGCTCGATCCCGGCATTTTCGATCCCCGTCGCCTCCAAAGCTAG